The following coding sequences lie in one Mus musculus strain C57BL/6J chromosome 11, GRCm38.p6 C57BL/6J genomic window:
- the Wfdc18 gene encoding WAP four-disulfide core domain protein 18 precursor — translation MKTATVFVLVALIFMTMTTAWALSNPKEKPGACPKPPPRSFGTCDERCTGDGSCSGNMKCCSNGCGHACKPPVF, via the exons atgaagacagccacagtctTTGTTCTGGTAGCTTTGATTTTCATGACAATGACTACTGCCTGGGCTCTGTCTAACCCCAAAG aaaaacCTGGCGCTTGTCCTAAGCCGCCCCCACGCAGTTTTGGAACTTGTGATGAACGATGCACAGGAGATGGATCGTGCTCTGGCAACATGAAGTGCTGCAGCAATGGCTGTGGTCATGCCTGCAAACCTCCTGTCTTTTAA